In the Brevinematales bacterium genome, one interval contains:
- a CDS encoding sigma-54 dependent transcriptional regulator, protein MARETILIIDDEEQVREGLKTIFELEGYNVITSTDGTDGIRKINTEKVDLIILDLKMPNMNGYEFLKTVSNTDPYLPVIILTAYGSVEEAVNLTKQGAFDYFIKPPDIDKLLVSIGKALDIRKSLIEKNKQKPFLPKDFLDAIIGESEDIKQIKDLIRRVASTDATVLITGESGTGKELVANAIHALSPRREGPFVKVNCGSIPETLLEAELFGHEKGAFTGAINRRKGRFELANGGTIFLDEIGEISPKLQVALLRVLQEKEFQRVGGEEDIKVDVRIIAATNKNLEEEVKKGSFREDLFYRINTINIHITPLRQRKVDIPILSNYFLKLYSNIYKKSINSISKELMDILLEYPWYGNVRELQNFIESSVIICNKDHLSVDCIPLHYKTKLLPPKVSNPVKITEKTQYTIDDKKPILVIELGNKLDDIEKKVIEETLKLVNGNKSRASRILGITRKTLLSKMDKYGLDRRNNSL, encoded by the coding sequence ATGGCTAGAGAAACAATACTAATCATAGATGATGAAGAACAAGTAAGAGAAGGGCTCAAAACTATTTTTGAACTTGAAGGATACAACGTTATAACTTCAACCGATGGGACAGATGGAATAAGAAAGATAAACACAGAGAAAGTTGATCTCATAATACTCGATCTTAAGATGCCTAATATGAATGGTTATGAGTTTTTGAAAACTGTATCAAACACAGATCCATACTTACCAGTTATAATTTTAACAGCCTACGGATCTGTTGAAGAAGCAGTAAATCTAACAAAACAAGGAGCATTTGATTACTTTATAAAGCCACCGGATATCGATAAACTTCTAGTATCTATTGGCAAAGCACTAGATATAAGAAAAAGTTTGATAGAGAAAAATAAGCAAAAACCTTTCTTACCAAAAGATTTCCTTGACGCTATAATAGGAGAAAGTGAAGACATAAAACAAATAAAAGATCTTATAAGAAGAGTTGCATCAACCGATGCAACAGTTTTAATAACAGGTGAATCAGGAACAGGTAAAGAACTAGTGGCAAACGCAATACATGCATTAAGCCCCCGTAGAGAAGGTCCATTTGTTAAAGTAAACTGTGGTAGCATTCCTGAAACACTTCTTGAAGCAGAACTCTTTGGACACGAAAAAGGAGCATTCACGGGAGCAATAAACCGCAGGAAAGGAAGATTTGAACTAGCCAATGGAGGTACAATATTCTTAGACGAAATAGGAGAAATATCACCCAAATTACAAGTAGCATTACTCAGAGTACTTCAAGAAAAAGAATTTCAAAGAGTCGGTGGAGAAGAAGATATAAAAGTAGATGTTAGAATAATAGCAGCTACAAACAAAAATCTAGAAGAAGAAGTCAAAAAAGGATCATTTAGAGAAGATTTGTTCTACAGGATAAATACAATAAACATACATATCACACCATTAAGACAAAGAAAAGTCGATATACCAATCCTCTCAAACTATTTCTTAAAACTTTATTCCAATATCTACAAAAAGTCAATAAATAGCATTTCAAAGGAATTGATGGACATACTACTAGAATATCCATGGTACGGTAATGTTAGAGAGTTACAAAATTTTATTGAAAGTTCTGTTATAATATGCAATAAAGATCACTTATCAGTTGACTGTATACCACTTCACTATAAAACAAAACTCTTACCCCCTAAGGTATCTAACCCCGTAAAGATAACAGAAAAAACACAGTATACAATAGACGACAAAAAACCAATTCTCGTAATAGAATTAGGTAACAAACTTGATGATATTGAAAAAAAAGTTATAGAAGAAACACTAAAACTAGTCAATGGAAACAAATCGAGAGCATCAAGAATACTAGGTATAACGAGAAAAACACTACTTTCAAAAATGGATAAATATGGTTTAGACCGAAGGAATAATAGTCTTTAG
- a CDS encoding GH116 family glycosyl hydrolase — translation MKDGIFYFLVVNFVILFFMLYQQLFGYGNFFDVSKVELKKGDIRSFVFYDRLDGYYENKTFSYAGGEGYKVRNTVIFRDFISVQNDKPLNRREADKIFLYPSYFEVLYQNHLERMYVIQNKQYVVIQIESQSPSRLGIIALLNWFKKDVSVRKLDERTIVVENTKVKGSAVPSFAIINSDKDVELIQDPTNILKEVKVSPTFGNSGLIVSKDSVNKVSYVVVFSTNELEGIRNASNVISDIQVFLDSYKREIANRVLGSRFETDLKDIIDKPLYWSLYSGDGFVVEEFGKGIWAGLPWFKNNWGRDTFISLAGCSLVNGNFAEAKDVILNFANFQDKGNLSIEIISDDEEFLRQVLQDIKNISKFIGLRKLSNRLLITVPGYMFSKTFSSKGELISKSKTLKENEGKYVIRESIVKSKTYGRVPNLVSSETSVQYNTADGTPWFIREIMNYVNYSGDLEFLKEIYPVVKLAIEGAIENFVDSDGLLTHDDADTWMDARIEGKEAWSPRGNRAVEVQSLWITSLEVGVFMASYVGDGESSRKWSELYKKAKENFVKVFWDDVNKKIADRVRSDGFKDFKVRPNMLMTITVPFDASIVGEDREAYILRNAVVELLYPYGIASLSQNDEFFHPWHERWDLYHKDSAYHNGTVWVWNTGFVILSLLKFGYKDLAYSLFTNTLNQVINEGHVGTLSELIDAIPQQNGRIKLSGTYSQAWSVAEINRAWYQGFIGFNPRLSQNKIIFSPNLPRDIRDIKASLKFGKEEYLDVEIKNSEYFEVYSISPRSIRRKLEIVFIYTDDYKGDRYFLSFPLTTKSEVKVDKKKKTITLNGKLVKPTILKGYKDIIGDLGFVVPSIPDRNQVSKEKDYLKKKILDREWF, via the coding sequence ATGAAGGATGGTATATTTTACTTTTTGGTTGTTAATTTTGTTATACTCTTTTTTATGCTTTATCAGCAACTGTTTGGTTATGGTAATTTTTTTGATGTTAGTAAGGTAGAATTGAAAAAAGGTGATATTAGAAGTTTTGTATTTTACGATAGGTTGGATGGATATTATGAAAACAAAACGTTTTCATATGCTGGTGGTGAAGGATATAAGGTAAGAAATACTGTTATATTTAGAGATTTTATTTCTGTTCAGAATGATAAACCCCTTAACCGAAGAGAAGCAGATAAAATATTTTTGTATCCTTCTTACTTTGAAGTTTTGTATCAAAATCATCTTGAAAGGATGTATGTGATACAGAATAAACAATATGTAGTAATACAGATTGAGTCTCAAAGTCCATCAAGGTTGGGTATAATTGCTTTACTCAATTGGTTCAAAAAAGATGTTAGTGTTAGAAAACTAGATGAAAGAACTATTGTTGTTGAAAACACGAAGGTAAAGGGTTCAGCAGTACCTTCTTTTGCTATTATAAATTCTGATAAAGATGTGGAGTTAATTCAAGATCCAACCAATATATTGAAAGAGGTTAAAGTATCTCCTACGTTTGGGAATTCAGGCTTGATTGTAAGTAAGGATAGCGTTAATAAGGTATCGTATGTGGTAGTTTTTTCTACTAATGAGTTAGAAGGTATTAGAAATGCTAGTAATGTAATTTCAGATATTCAGGTGTTTTTAGATAGTTATAAGAGAGAGATAGCTAATAGGGTTTTAGGATCTAGGTTTGAGACTGATCTAAAAGATATTATAGACAAACCTCTATACTGGTCTCTTTATTCAGGTGATGGATTTGTGGTTGAGGAGTTTGGTAAGGGAATATGGGCTGGATTACCATGGTTTAAGAATAACTGGGGGAGAGATACTTTTATTTCTCTTGCTGGATGTAGCTTAGTTAATGGAAATTTTGCTGAAGCTAAAGATGTAATTCTCAATTTTGCGAACTTTCAGGACAAAGGTAATCTTTCTATTGAGATAATTTCTGATGATGAAGAATTTCTAAGACAAGTATTACAAGATATAAAAAACATAAGTAAGTTTATAGGTTTAAGGAAGTTAAGTAATAGGTTGCTTATAACAGTACCAGGATATATGTTTAGTAAAACATTTTCTTCAAAAGGTGAGCTTATTTCGAAATCCAAAACACTCAAGGAGAATGAGGGTAAGTATGTTATAAGGGAAAGTATTGTTAAATCAAAGACATATGGAAGGGTACCAAATTTAGTATCGAGTGAAACTTCAGTGCAATACAATACTGCTGATGGGACTCCTTGGTTTATAAGAGAAATTATGAATTATGTTAATTATTCTGGTGATTTAGAATTCTTGAAAGAAATTTATCCTGTTGTAAAACTAGCTATAGAAGGTGCAATTGAAAATTTTGTTGATAGTGATGGACTCTTAACACATGATGATGCTGATACTTGGATGGATGCGAGAATAGAAGGCAAAGAAGCTTGGTCACCAAGAGGTAATAGAGCTGTTGAAGTACAATCTCTTTGGATAACTTCTCTTGAAGTTGGAGTTTTTATGGCTAGTTATGTAGGAGATGGGGAATCTTCTAGAAAATGGTCTGAGCTTTATAAAAAGGCAAAAGAGAATTTTGTAAAAGTCTTTTGGGATGATGTAAATAAGAAAATTGCTGATAGGGTTAGGAGTGATGGATTTAAAGACTTCAAGGTTAGGCCTAATATGCTTATGACGATAACTGTACCATTTGATGCTAGTATAGTTGGAGAAGATAGAGAAGCATATATTTTAAGAAATGCTGTTGTTGAACTTCTATATCCTTATGGTATAGCATCTCTTTCGCAGAATGATGAGTTTTTTCACCCTTGGCATGAGAGATGGGATCTATATCATAAGGATTCTGCTTATCACAATGGGACTGTTTGGGTTTGGAATACTGGATTTGTGATATTATCATTACTTAAGTTTGGATATAAAGATCTTGCCTATTCTTTATTCACAAATACATTAAACCAAGTTATAAATGAAGGTCATGTTGGAACTTTAAGTGAGCTTATTGATGCGATACCTCAGCAAAATGGTAGAATAAAATTGTCTGGTACTTACTCTCAGGCTTGGAGCGTTGCAGAAATTAATCGTGCTTGGTATCAGGGATTTATTGGTTTCAATCCTAGATTATCTCAGAATAAAATAATATTCTCACCTAATCTGCCGAGAGATATTAGAGACATAAAAGCATCTCTTAAGTTTGGTAAAGAAGAGTATTTAGATGTAGAAATTAAAAATTCTGAGTATTTTGAGGTTTATTCTATATCTCCAAGAAGTATCCGAAGGAAGCTGGAAATTGTTTTCATATATACTGATGACTACAAAGGTGATAGGTATTTTTTATCTTTTCCCCTGACTACTAAAAGTGAAGTTAAAGTTGATAAAAAGAAAAAGACAATTACTTTGAATGGTAAACTTGTCAAACCTACTATTCTAAAAGGCTATAAGGACATAATAGGTGATCTAGGTTTTGTTGTACCTAGTATTCCTGATAGAAATCAAGTTTCAAAAGAGAAAGATTACTTGAAGAAAAAGATACTTGACAGAGAATGGTTTTAG